The following DNA comes from Gammaproteobacteria bacterium.
CGAACACCTGCCGCGTCTCGCCGCCGCCGATGTCGAGCGTCAGGCGCAACAGCTTGTCGGCGCCCTCGACATCCTCCGCGGCCAGAATCCGGGCCACCCGCAGGTCGATGCGGGTGAAGTCATCGATGCTGATTGTCTCAGGCGATGGAGGGTTATCGTGCTGCCGGGCCGCTCCGTGGCGTGTCTCGCTCTGCGGCTCTCCCCCCGTAGCCGGCAGTTGCGCCCTGTTTTCCCCGATGAGGGCGTCGATCTGCGCACGCTCGATCCGTTTGGCGAGATGCGTATACGGTTTGATGATGTGCCCGGCCAGAAGTTCCGCCGCGTCCTGCCACGCGAGCGGCGGGACGGCGAGGAAATCCTCCACCGCGGCGGCCATGCGGGGCAGGATCGGCTTCAGGTACAGGGTCAGCAGGCGGAAGGCGTTGATGCCGGCGCTGCAGACCTCCTGGGCCTCAGCCTGCGAGGACGGATCCTTGACCAGGCGCCAGGGCTGGCGGTCGTTGATGTAGGCGTTGGCCTGGTCCGCCAGTTCCATGATCGTGCGCACCGCCTCGCCGTAGCGGCGCTCCTCGTAGGCGCGGGCGATGCCCTCCGCCGCGCCCTGCATGCGCGCGAGCAGGGCGGCGCCGTCGCCGGAGGGGCGGCCGGAGAGCGCGCCTCCGAAGCGGTCGCTGATGAAGCCGGCGGTGCGGCTGGCGATGTTGATGTATTTCCCGACCAGGTCGCTGTTCACGCGCGCGGTGAAGTCGTCGAAGTTGAGGTCGAGGTCCTCGATGCGCTCGTTCAGCTTGGCGGCGAAGTAATAGCGCAGGTATTCGGGATCGACGTGGTTCAGGAAGGAGCGCGCCGTGATGAAGGTGCCGCGCGATTTGGACATCTTCTGCCCGTTCACGGTCAGGAAGCCGTGCACGAAGATGCGGTCCGGGGTCCGGTAGCCGGAGAAGTGCAGCGTCGCCGGCCAGAACAGCGCGTGGAAATACAGGATGTCCTTGCCGATGAAGTGGTAGAGCTCCGCCGCGCTGTCCGCCGCCCAGAAGGCGTCGAAGTCGAGGCCGCGGCGGCGGCACAGGTCCTGGAAGCTCGCCATGTAGCCGACCGGCGCGTCGAGCCAGACGTAGAGGAACTTGCCGGGGGCGCCGGGGATCTCGAAACCGAAATACGGCGCGTCGCGCGAGATGTCCCAGTCCCTGAGGCCGGCGTCGAACCATTCCTCGAGCTTGTTGTGGGCCTCATCCTGCAGCGGCGGGTTGCCGCGCCGGCGGCCGTGACGCACCCAGTCCTGCAGGAAGTCACGGCACTCGCCCAGCCGGAAGAAGTGGTGCTCCGATTCCTTCCTGACGGGTGTGCTGCCCGAGATCGCCGACACCGGGTTGATCAACTCGGTCGGATCATAGGTCGCACCGCAGCGTTCGCAGGCGTCGCCGTACTGGTCCGCCGCGTGGCAGCGCGGGCATTCGCCCTTGATGTAGCGGTCGGGCAGGAACATCTGCTTCACCGGGTCGAAGAACTGCTCGATCGTGCGCACCTCGATCAGGCCGCGCGCCTTGAGCCGCCGGTAGATCTCCTGCGACAGCACCCGGTTCTCCTCCGAGTTGGTCGAGTAGTAGTTGTCGAAGCCGATGCCGAAGTCGGTGAAGTCGCGCAGGTGCTCCTGCTGCATGCGCGCGATGAGCTGCTCCGGCGCAATGCCCTCCTGCTCGGCGCGCAGCATCACCGGCGTGCCGTGGGTGTCGTCCGCGCACACGTAGTGGCATTCGTGCCCGCGCATCTTCTGGAAGCGCACCCAGATGTCGGTCTGGATGTACTCCACCAGGTGCCCGAGGTGGATCGAGCCGTTGGCGTAGGGCAGCGCGCTGGTGACGAGGATCTTCCGGGCTGTGGGACGGGGCGGATGGCTGGACATGGCGTGGGGTTTTTTGAGTTTTTCAGCCCGGGGCTGGTGATAAATCGCGCTATTATAACCCAGTTGGGCGCGGGATGGTCACATCCGGCGGCCGCGTGCGGCGCGTGCGCACCGGCAACCGCGGGCGCCTTGGTGTAGAATGCAGCGCCTGGCTTATTTGCCGCGCGCGGAGAACGGCGCCGGATGCAAAGGAGGTAGCAGTCATGCAAACGCCCGAAGCGCAGGTTGAGGCCGCGCTCAAGGAGTATATCGATCCCTATTTCAAGCGGGATCTGGTCTCCGCCGCAGTGGTGAAGAAGATCGCCGTGAGCGGCGGCAAGGCCGAAATCCGCCTCGAGCTCGGCTACCCCGCCCGCGGCTATCATGCCGCCCTGGCGCAGGCCGTGCGTGAGCGTGTGCTGGCGGTGCCCGGGATCAGGGAGGCGGCGGTCGAGATCGGCACCAAGGTGATCACGCACGCGGTGCAGAAGGGCGTCAAGCCGCTCAGGAACATCAAGAACATCATCGCCATCGCCTCCGGCAAGGGCGGTGTCGGCAAGTCGACCACCGCCGTCAACCTGGCGCTGGCGCTGGCGGCGGAAGGCGCGACCGCCGGCATCCTCGATGCCGACATTTACGGACCGAGCCAGCCGCGCATGCTCGGCGCGCACGAGCAGCCGAAGTCGCGCGACGGCAAGTCGATGGAACCGATCATCGCGCACGGCATCCAGTCGATGTCGATCGGCTACCTGATCGACGAGGAGACGCCGATGATCTGGCGCGGCCCGATGGTGACGCAGGCGCTGGAGCAGTTGCTGCGCGACACCAACTGGCAGCCGATGGATTATCTCGTCATCGATCTGCCGCCCGGCACCGGCGACATCCAGCTGACGCTGGCGCAGAAGATCCCGGTGAGCGGCGCGGTGATCGTGACCACGCCGCAGGACATCGCGCTGCTCGACGCCCGCAAGGCCTTAAAGATGTTCGAGAAGGTGGACGTGCCGGTGCTCGGCATCATCGAGAACATGAGCATCTACGTGTGCAGCCACTGCGGCCACGAGGAGGCGATTTTCGGCTCCGGCGGCGGGCAGAGCATGGCGGAACAGTACAACGTCGACCTGCTCGGGCAGCTGCCGCTCGATCCGCGCATCCGCGCCGAGGCGGACAACGGCAACCCGAGCGTCGCCACCGACCCGGAGGGCAGGATCGCGCAGGGATACCGCGAGATCGCGCGCCGCGTCGCTGCCAGGCTGTCGCTGCTGGCGAAGGATTACAGCGCGAAAATCCCGAGCATCGTGATCGAGCAGAACTGACACCAAACCAGGGAGCAGGCACCCCATGAGCATCAAGTCCGACCGCTGGATCCGCGAGATGGCGCAGAAGCACGGCATGATCGAGCCGTTCGAACCCGGGCAGGTGCGCGAGCACCGCGGCGGCCGTGTGATCTCCTACGGCACCTCGAGCTACGGTTACGACATCCGCTGCGCCGACGAATTCAAGATCTTCACCAACATCAACTCGGCGGTGGTCGATCCGAAGAATTTCGATTCCAACAGCTTCGTCGACGTCAAGTCCGACGTCTGCATCATCCCGCCGAACTCCTTCGCGCTGGCGCGCACGCTGGAGTATTTCCGCATCCCGCGCAGCGTGCTGACCATCTGTCTCGGCAAGTCGACCTACGCGCGCTGCGGCATCATCGTCAACGTCACCCCGCTCGAACCGGAGTGGGAGGGGCACGTGACGCTGGAGTTCTCCAACACCTCGCCGCTGCCGGCGAAGATCTACGCCAACGAGGGCGTGGCGCAGGTGCTGTTCTTCGAGTCCGACCAGGAGTGCGAGACCTCGTACAAGGACCGCGGCGGGAAATACCAGGGACAGCGCGGGGTGACGCTGCCTAGAACCTGAGGGTCAGGTGAGGCGTGAGGCGTGAGGGGTTAGGGGTTAGGGGTTAGGGGTTAGGGGGCAAAACAAAAAATTGAATTTACATAGTAGTTGACAGGAAAAATGAAGCGGCCATGCTCTTGTCGCCTCACGCCTCACGCCTCACGCCTCACGCCTCACGCCTCACGCCTCACGCCTCACGCCTCACGCCTCACGCCTCACGCCTCACGCCTCACGCCTCACTTAACTGAAATTCCTTCCACCTCCCGCAACTCCATCGTCAGCACCTTGCCGTCCTTGTGCTGTTCGATGCGCACCGGGAGGTAGTCAAGCGTGGCGGCGCACCAGATGACGGTGCGCCGGCTGCCGTGGATGCGCTGCAGCTTCACCGCCTGCAGGGTCCCGAGCGGAGTGGCGATGGATTCGCTGCCCATGCGCTCGAAAACGTAGTTCTTCAGTTCCCCGCCGTCGGCGATGTCGTAGGACAGGGTCCCGCGGCCCGCCTTCAGGTCGCGCATCATGGCGTACTGATAGAGCAGCTTGTCCAGCGCGCCGGTCGGCACCTTCATGGTCCAGGGGTCGTTGTTGATGCGGTTGGTCACGACGCCCTTCTTCCAGTCGAAATCGAGCACCGCGTGGCGCTCCGCCTGCTTGCGGCCGGTGTGGTGGTACTGGTACTTGAGCGGGCGCAGGCGGCCGTCGGCGAGGTCCCACACGCTGCTCTCGTTGATGTTGTCGCTGAACAGGACCGGCAGCATGCCGGCCGCCTCCGACTTCGATTCGAAGACGTAACGGCCGTCGCCCTCGGCCCGGAGGCGGCGCTCCATGCGCGCGACGAGCAGCCGGTTCGCGGTGAAATCATAGTGCGCCGTGAATGTCCGCACGGAAAGATCCGCCGCCTGCGCGGGCGGCGGCGGCAGGACGAGGCAGAGGAGGAGCGTCAGGAGCAGCCTTGATTCGGCCATGTCACTGCATCCGGTCCGGCGCGGGGTTTCCGTCCGCGGCCTCGGCCAGGTCCGCGAGATCGATCGGACCGGAGAGTGCGCGGCCATCGAGCATGACATGCTCGCCCCGTTTCTCGAGCCGGCCGGCGGCGAACCAGGCGGCCACCAGCGGCAGGATGCGGTGTTCAACCCGGTGCACCTTTTCCGCCAGTCCGGGTTCGTCTTCTCCGCGCGCGACCGGCACGCGCGCGCGGATGATCACCGGGCCGCCGTCCAGCTCGTCGGTGACGAAGTGCACGCTCGCGCCGTGCTCGGCAACGCCCGCCGCGAGCGCGCGCCGGTGGGTATGCAGGCCGGTGAAGGCGGGAAGCAGCGAGGGATGCACGTTGATCAGGCGCCCGTCGTAATGACGTACGAACTCCGGGCTGAGCACGCGCATGAAGCCGGCGAGGACGACCAGGCGCGCGCCGCTGGCGTCGATGCATTCCCGCAGCGCGCGGTCGTACCCGGAGCGGTCGGGACGGCCGGCGGATTCGATGACCGCGGTCGCGATGCCGGCCGCGCGGGCGCGCGCGAGGCCCGGGGCGTCGGCGCGGTTGCTGATCACGAGGCGGATGTCTGCGGCCAGGCTGCCCGCGCGCACCGCGTCGATGAGCGCCTGCAGGTTGCTGCCGCGCCCGGAGATCAGCACGGCGACGGGGAGCGGCTGTGGCGGCGGGGTCATGTCTTTGCCGCGCCGCCGTCCGTGCCGGTGGAACCGCGCATGCGATTACCGGATGGTGACGTAGGCGTCATCCGCGGCGCGGGTCGCGAGCGTGCCGATGCGCCACGCACGTTCGCCCGACTGGTGCAGCAGCGCGAGCGTCCGCTCCGCGTCCTGCGGCGCCACGGCGAGGGTCATGCCGATGCCGCAGTTGAAGGTGCGGTGCATCTCGCGCGGCTCGACGTTGCCCGTGCGCTGCAGCCAGTCGAAGATCGCCGGCTGCGGCCATGCGGCGGCGTCGATGACGGCCTGGACGTCGTCCGGCAGGACGCGCGGGATATTCTCGAGCAGGCCGCCGCCGGTGATGTGCGCAATGCTGCGCACGTCAACCTGCTGCAGCAGGGCGAGGACGGGCTTGACGTAGATGCGCGTCGGCGCGAGCAGGGCGTCGCCGAGGGTGCCGGCGCCGAACGGCTGGCTGAGGGCGGTGCCGCTGCGCTCGAGGATCTTGCGGATGAGCGAATAGCCGTTGGAGTGCGGGCCGGAGGAGGCGATGCCGATCAGCGCGTCGCCCGCGCATGCGCGCGAGCCGTCGATGATGCGGTCCTTTTCCACCACGCCGACGCAGAAGCCGGCGATGTCGTAATCCTTGTGCGCGTACATGCCCGGCATCTCGGCGGTCTCGCCGCCGATCAGCGCCGCGCCCGCCTGCTCGCAGCCGGCGCCGATGCCCTTGATCACGGCGGTGGCGACATCCACGTCGAGCCTGCCGGAGGCGTAGTAGTCGAGGAAGAACAGCGGCTCGGCGCCCTGCACTACGACGTCGTTGGCGCACATCGCGACGAGGTCGATGCCGACGGTGTCGTGGCGGCCGAGCTCGATGGCGAGCTTGAGCTTGGTGCCGACGCCGTCGGTGCCCGCCACCAGCACGGGCTGGCGGTAGCGCTTGGGCAGCTCGATCAGGGCGCCGAAGCCGCCGAGTCCGGCGAGCACCTCGGGACGGGTGGTGCGCCGCGCGATCGGCTTGATGTTTTCCACCAGCCGGTTGCCGGCGTCGATGTCGACGCCGGCGTCGCGGTAACTGAGCGGTGATGCGGCTTTCTCGTCGTTGTTCACGGGATTGTGCTCTGGCGCTGGATGATCGGTCGTCGCGGTCCGGTGCGCCGGGCCTGCGACGCGGATTTTTCCGGCGCAATTGTAGCGCATAATCACAGCCCCTCCTAGCAAGGGT
Coding sequences within:
- the metG gene encoding methionine--tRNA ligase; this encodes MSSHPPRPTARKILVTSALPYANGSIHLGHLVEYIQTDIWVRFQKMRGHECHYVCADDTHGTPVMLRAEQEGIAPEQLIARMQQEHLRDFTDFGIGFDNYYSTNSEENRVLSQEIYRRLKARGLIEVRTIEQFFDPVKQMFLPDRYIKGECPRCHAADQYGDACERCGATYDPTELINPVSAISGSTPVRKESEHHFFRLGECRDFLQDWVRHGRRRGNPPLQDEAHNKLEEWFDAGLRDWDISRDAPYFGFEIPGAPGKFLYVWLDAPVGYMASFQDLCRRRGLDFDAFWAADSAAELYHFIGKDILYFHALFWPATLHFSGYRTPDRIFVHGFLTVNGQKMSKSRGTFITARSFLNHVDPEYLRYYFAAKLNERIEDLDLNFDDFTARVNSDLVGKYINIASRTAGFISDRFGGALSGRPSGDGAALLARMQGAAEGIARAYEERRYGEAVRTIMELADQANAYINDRQPWRLVKDPSSQAEAQEVCSAGINAFRLLTLYLKPILPRMAAAVEDFLAVPPLAWQDAAELLAGHIIKPYTHLAKRIERAQIDALIGENRAQLPATGGEPQSETRHGAARQHDNPPSPETISIDDFTRIDLRVARILAAEDVEGADKLLRLTLDIGGGETRQVFAGIKGKYPAAELIGRHTVVVANLAPRKMRFGVSEGMVLAAGPGGKDLWLIQPDAGAQAGMRVK
- the apbC gene encoding iron-sulfur cluster carrier protein ApbC; its protein translation is MQTPEAQVEAALKEYIDPYFKRDLVSAAVVKKIAVSGGKAEIRLELGYPARGYHAALAQAVRERVLAVPGIREAAVEIGTKVITHAVQKGVKPLRNIKNIIAIASGKGGVGKSTTAVNLALALAAEGATAGILDADIYGPSQPRMLGAHEQPKSRDGKSMEPIIAHGIQSMSIGYLIDEETPMIWRGPMVTQALEQLLRDTNWQPMDYLVIDLPPGTGDIQLTLAQKIPVSGAVIVTTPQDIALLDARKALKMFEKVDVPVLGIIENMSIYVCSHCGHEEAIFGSGGGQSMAEQYNVDLLGQLPLDPRIRAEADNGNPSVATDPEGRIAQGYREIARRVAARLSLLAKDYSAKIPSIVIEQN
- a CDS encoding dCTP deaminase, with the translated sequence MSIKSDRWIREMAQKHGMIEPFEPGQVREHRGGRVISYGTSSYGYDIRCADEFKIFTNINSAVVDPKNFDSNSFVDVKSDVCIIPPNSFALARTLEYFRIPRSVLTICLGKSTYARCGIIVNVTPLEPEWEGHVTLEFSNTSPLPAKIYANEGVAQVLFFESDQECETSYKDRGGKYQGQRGVTLPRT
- a CDS encoding DUF3108 domain-containing protein gives rise to the protein MAESRLLLTLLLCLVLPPPPAQAADLSVRTFTAHYDFTANRLLVARMERRLRAEGDGRYVFESKSEAAGMLPVLFSDNINESSVWDLADGRLRPLKYQYHHTGRKQAERHAVLDFDWKKGVVTNRINNDPWTMKVPTGALDKLLYQYAMMRDLKAGRGTLSYDIADGGELKNYVFERMGSESIATPLGTLQAVKLQRIHGSRRTVIWCAATLDYLPVRIEQHKDGKVLTMELREVEGISVK
- the purN gene encoding phosphoribosylglycinamide formyltransferase — encoded protein: MTPPPQPLPVAVLISGRGSNLQALIDAVRAGSLAADIRLVISNRADAPGLARARAAGIATAVIESAGRPDRSGYDRALRECIDASGARLVVLAGFMRVLSPEFVRHYDGRLINVHPSLLPAFTGLHTHRRALAAGVAEHGASVHFVTDELDGGPVIIRARVPVARGEDEPGLAEKVHRVEHRILPLVAAWFAAGRLEKRGEHVMLDGRALSGPIDLADLAEAADGNPAPDRMQ
- the purM gene encoding phosphoribosylformylglycinamidine cyclo-ligase, with amino-acid sequence MRYNCAGKIRVAGPAHRTATTDHPAPEHNPVNNDEKAASPLSYRDAGVDIDAGNRLVENIKPIARRTTRPEVLAGLGGFGALIELPKRYRQPVLVAGTDGVGTKLKLAIELGRHDTVGIDLVAMCANDVVVQGAEPLFFLDYYASGRLDVDVATAVIKGIGAGCEQAGAALIGGETAEMPGMYAHKDYDIAGFCVGVVEKDRIIDGSRACAGDALIGIASSGPHSNGYSLIRKILERSGTALSQPFGAGTLGDALLAPTRIYVKPVLALLQQVDVRSIAHITGGGLLENIPRVLPDDVQAVIDAAAWPQPAIFDWLQRTGNVEPREMHRTFNCGIGMTLAVAPQDAERTLALLHQSGERAWRIGTLATRAADDAYVTIR